Genomic DNA from Hordeum vulgare subsp. vulgare chromosome 2H, MorexV3_pseudomolecules_assembly, whole genome shotgun sequence:
GGAGCCAAACAGGTAAGTCCTGGGATTCCGACAAAAGATTTTTTTTAATATGTTCAATAAGTTGTTCCCACCTCAACATAACCTTGTGATCCACACAACGTCTAAAGAAAAGTTTAAGAGTTATCCCATCCCAAATCTGGGACACCGAGCATTCCTATTGGTTGCAGATATCAAACAGCTCCCAAAATCTGACTTTAAGGGAACAACCCCCAGCCCAGGTATGATGCCAAAAACTAATATTATTACCATTAGCAATTTTTCAGGAATAAAAGTTTCTTGCAGCTTGTAAAGCCCAGGAAACACTCTTTCAGAAGGGGGAGCCTACCTGTTGTTGATATATTCGGAATGGAAGGGACTGTATATTTCGTATCCCACAGCAAATACATCAACAGAGAAGCCAATTCTCATAAAAGAGATCTAAAGATCAGCCAAAGGTAACAATTTAAATAACAGATTCTGAAAAGAATTAAAGCAGTTCAAATCGAATATGAATACTGTCACTATCAATCAAGTACAACAATGTAACAATGGTTTGATATTTCTTACAAGTTGCAGGATACCATATAATGGTTCAACACCTAAACCTCCGATTACCAAGCATTCTGTTGAGAAACACCATGGAAACTGGTTCCCACAACCTTCTGACAGTCGTCTCAATAGAAATACAATCAACACCCACCAGTTGACAATTCAAAACGATGTGATCTCAGGAGCAAGCAAATTGGTATTGGGCGTATCGATATAGCATCTAATTCTTTGCATTCCCAAAGAATTTCGAGAGGCGAACAGGGCCTTCCTCCTCGCTGTCACTTCCAGCGTGCTTGGATCGGGACCTGtgcttcttatccttcttatttcTCTTTGATCTTGATCGGGACCGGGATTTTCTTGAACCCCTGTCCTCATCATCACTACTTGATGATTCTGATGAGCTGGAACTTTCTGACAAACTTCTGTGCTGTAAGAATGCAGAAGTGAGCACATCGACCATTTTTTCCAAATCCATCCCTCCAGAAGAAGGTAGAAAAAAATGCTTATATCTAAAAATCATTTATATAGCAGATCTTTTTAGTGTTCTCCATTCATCATCATGTGGCCAATAATTACATCTGTATTTGAGAGTAATACCTTCCTCCTCTTTTTAATTCGTTTCTTTGCgtccttttccttcttttctgtATCCATAATCCTTTGTCAGAAAACTCAACACACGGAATAGATTTTGAAATAGTTCGCCTAATAGAACCTAAATGTAAGAAACATCATTCAGCATGTCATTAAGTTGATTTACCTTTCTTGGAAGAAGATGATTTTGTCTTTACAACATCTCTTCCACGACCAAGCTTTTGGGCCCTTTCAGCATCCAGTTGAGCTCTATACTCtctcatcattttatccttatcaGCCTCCACCTCACCTCTCTTTAGCTCCTCGTCCTATAGGGGACAAGAGCATCATTAATTACAATGGAGGTACTCATGATAGATAACTATGGCTATACAGTGATATTATAGGTACAAAAAGGCTTAGGCTGGTCTGCAGTAAGCCAATAACCATGCAGAGTCAATGCCAAAAGCAATAAAGCGTATGCCAAGTAAACGCCACCCCAGCTAACGCGGGACGTAGATTGATCTGTTTGGAAACAGCATATACATACTCTGTCTAAGTTGCTATTAATCAAAGAGAACCAAGACAAGTAAAGGAATCAAAACCAAGTAAATGGCATCATTAGACTTCTGAAGCAGGTAAAGTATTGTGGGTGGCTGCAATAAGCAGTGTGCCACTGATAAATGGTTATACTACCTTTTAGAGCAGCACAAGTCTAAATGTCTGATGGCAAACAGGCGCTAGAGAGACTCAAAGGTCAGCAAAACAGGGGAAGTGCGACTGGACCCTGGGTGGCAAGGGACCAAGCTTCCACTGCCAAAGTTCAGGCTGCTAATTCCCTCCTACGCTACCGTAGCTTAAATCTTTACCATTATGCCCTAAAGTGAATCACCATCCGATACCAGTCTAAAGCAAACTTGGGCATCACATACAAGGCAGTATGCTTGAAATTCAGCATCCATCATACAGTACATTAACATACAAAAAAAAAATATAGGAGCACGAATAACACATCGCAGAGCTTAAGCAGCAGCACAGCAGCATGGATAAAACCATGGCCAGGACGCACAAAATTACAGAGTAAAGAAACTAAAATCCGCCAACAAAGGCAGCAGAGAGCAAACCGAGGCCGCGCataccttctgcttcttcttgaaCTCCTCCCACGTGAGGGTGTGGGTCTTGTTGAGGCTGGCCAAGCGCGCCGCGTGCCACTCTGGAGAATGAAATGAACCGTCCGTCTGTGACGGCCCTCGTTAGTAAAAGTTCCCTCATCATCAAAAGGTTAAAAAAAAAGCATCTACAAGCAGCAAGATTCGCCATGGACGTCCCGGCAGATCTCGATAGGGTTTGCTGGGGGGAACAATCGGAGATGGGTCGCGAGCTTGGAACTAGGGGGGATTAAGGATCTGTGGTGAGGGGGAGGTGAGGAAGGGGACCGACCATGCCGTCTTCCTCCCCTTCGCCGGGGGCGCCGGAGGACGAGCCCAGCCGCGCCCGCTGCATCGCCTTGTACGCCTGGTTCTTCCCCATCGTGGATTGCTGGCTCGGCCGGCCGGCCCTAGAACCAGATTGGAACCGCGCGGGGCGGAGTGGAGTGGAGATCCCTTTTTTCCCCCTCCTTTCCTTTGGTACGACGCGTGCGGCCGCGAGTTATGACTGGTGATGGCGATAACGCCGATAAGGTGAAGGAGAAGATGGGGAACGGGAAGGGGGAAGGGCCTGCGGGAGCCGGGAGGAACTCTCCGCCCACGGGCTGCTGCTCCGGGCGCGTGTCTACCGTCTGATCCGAACTGGATGGCCGGATTGAGCGAGGGCGCGTCTCTTCTTTTGTTTATGGATTAGTAGCACATATGTCTCTTCCTTGTGACCGCAGAAGAAACTATAGCGTATAGAATCAGGACACTATACGTGCATATAGTTCTTTTTATTCGACCTACATGATGATCTCCATTTTATCAGGAAGGTGATGCAGATTCTTGGAAGAGCTTCGGGCCTGCACGTTAACTACACAAAGTTTGTAGCCATTATGATCCGTGAGGAGAAGGGAGACAAGGAATTAGTAGAGGTTGCGTCACCATGAAAGATGAAACAGTTTTCATGCAAATACTTGGGGCTGCAACTATCTATCTGGCAATTGACCTGGACTAAGTGACAACCAATTGTTGACAGCGTGCTTAATTTCATGCCAGGCTGGTCAAATGGGTTGATCACACGTGTCGGGAGGCTTGTTCTGATTTCGGGATGTGGTGATGGCGAAGCCAATGCACCATGTGCTTGTTGCAGCCGCGCCCAAATGGGCCTTGGATTCGGTTAACAGCAGATGTCGGGCATTTTTCTGGCCGGGCACTGAGGCGATCCATGGTGGCAAGTGCTTGTTGTTCTGGCAGCGGGTGTGCAAGCCCTAGGAGTTGGGCAGACTGGGAGTGATGGATATGAGGAAGCAAGGATTAGTGTCGCGCTTATGGGAGTGGCTCTGGTGCACTGACCTTTCAAGACCATGACAGAGACTTGCTATGTCACATGATCCTCACGTAGAGATGGCGTTCAACAACCTAGTGCATTGGTGGCTAGGAGCAGGCGACAAGTCGTTGTTTTGGAAGGACCGCTGAATTTGAGGGGCCACGGTTCAGGAGATCGCCCCAGACATTCACGGTCTCATTCGCAAACAAACGGTCAAGAGGCGCACGGTTCGAGAGGGGTTGTTGAATCATCGTTGGGCTTTGGACATCAGAGGAGATCTGACTATGGACAAGCTTGTTCAGCTTATTAGACTTTGGGAGATCTTGATACCAATCCAGCTGGACCCTAATCAGTGAGATGTGGCGGTGTGGCCCTGAACTGAGCTTCGGGTGTACACCTCTGCCTCAACTTATCACATGTTATGGTCGGGTGCGACTAAGATGGCGGCTGCGAGCTGGATGTGGAAGTGTTGGGCACCTCTGACATGCAAGATTTTCATATGGTTGACCATTCAGTAGAGGCTATAGACATCGGATAGGAGGCTTCGACGTGGTCTTCAGGAGGAGCTATTGCCATGCTTTGTATGTGACCAGGAGGAAGACAATGTTGACCACATATTGATCCAATGCGTCTTCTCGAGGCAGGTGTGGCAGTTGGTATTCGTCAAGGCTCATATGTATCCTTCTTTGGTTCCCAATCACACAGATGGGCTAGACTACTCGTGGGAGATCTCTTGGAAGTAGATTCCCAAGGCACGGCGAAGAGGTTTTGATTCTCTTGTTCTTTTATTGTGTTGGTGTCTTTGGAAGCACCATAACGGCGCGTGTTCCACCCATCAACAGCCATTACGGAGGTCTCGACACTTGTGTCAAAGATCTTCGACGAGCTCAAGCAGTGGGCGCTtgtaggagggagaggagcgagtGATCTTTGCGAGTAGGTTCTTGTAAGTTCGGGAGTGGGAGTGGTTTTCGGTAGCCTCGGACGTGTGTGGCTGAttgttggctctctcttgcataTAACTCTCTATCTTCTATAAAGCTAAGGTAGGCGATTTGCATGCTCTCGAAAAAAGGTGGATCTTTTTTATTCTGAGAGTTTATGAACTAGAACATATGTCCGTACCTCACGACCGGAGAAAAAACTATAACATATAGTACTAGGGCACTTTAAGGTGGATCTTTTTATTTTGAGGGTACGTAAAATGCATACTGTATTTCTATAGAAGGTAGAATTTCAGTCACAAGACTGCTGCAACTTGTTACAAACAACAAGCGTAGCACATACTTCAAGGTGGATCCTTAAATCGCTCGCATCCGTCCGAGTCATACGGTCCAAACTGTTTTGTCATCCAACACGTGCATGCATTCGTTCATTGGCCGGTCCGGACATCCTTTTCCTAGCAAACAGGAAGCAAAACGTGGGTGAGGGGCTTTGAGGGCGTCCATGCAAATGCCTGATAACCCTGGCCCACACATAAAAATTCCCGCACATCATGTGTTTCTACTCGACGCACGCGTCGTTTTTCACACCATATTCATGAAAGCTGAGGGCATGCAACAGGTGGCATACTACGCGATGTGACTCGACAAGTGAGGCATTAACCGACGCGGCCTCTCAAGTGATGTTGCTTCAACGTGAATGTAGCGTCCCCAGAAACTAACTCCCGCCGTTGCGCCACATTGAAGTGGGTTGACCATATGTTCGACTGGCCCTGGCCATGGCTATTTAAGCCCATCATGAGGGTCGTTCACAACATACTCTCCACATTGGATTGCCTCACACCTTCGCCACCCCTCTTCTCCTATCAATCTGGCAATGGAAAAGTCTTGGGCCTCAGTGCTGGCAGGCGACTCCGGAATGGGATCCAAAAGGATTGCGGCGATGCCACCCTCACACTTCGGGGTTGTCTTTCTTGCCGATGGGCGACTCCTCCGCTGTCACCATCAAGATGTGCTTGTTATGAACTGAAGTGGGGGATCTGTCTGAATAACATGTTGACCGGCACGAGTCTTGCATCAAGAATCAATTGTCAAATCTGGCCAAACGGGTAGTGCCTGACGGGCTGGCCCGACTGCCCACAGGCCAGGCACGAGACGGGCCCGGCCCGATACGAGCTAATCGTGCCCGGCCAGGCACGAGCATGCCATGGGCCGTGCCCGGGCCGCCACCCCGAGCCCGCGTGCAGCACGGCACGACACGATTAACGTGGGCCGGCCCGTGGCACGACACGACCTGCTTGGCAGGGCACAGGCACGACACGAGAGCGCATCGGGCGATGGGGGAGCGTCGGGGGCGGCCGACCATTGAAGTTGGCGCGGGGCGGGGCGCCCGACCGTTGGCGCGGGGAGAGCGGGCCAGGGCGCCAGCTGGCTGGGATGGGTGGCGCGGCCATGCGGGAGAGTAGCCATTAGGAGGGATTAGCTATAGGATTAGATGGGTTTAGGAGGTATTTTTAATACATAATTCATATTTGCAAAAATGTGACCGTTGGAGGGTCAAATTAGTCCAAAAGTTGAATTTTGTTTCCTATAAATAGGGTTGCCTAGCTCACATATTTCACACACTCAAACATGGACAACCAAGACAATTTGCAAGACAATACTACCTTCACAATAGCCGATTTTGGTCTTGATGACTTTGGCCTCTTCCCCCCCAGAGCTCCGATCACATTACCATGCCTCCACCCATGCAACCACCCTATATCGATCATCCCTCTCTCGAGGCCCTTCCCGATACCCAAGCCGATGGTCAAGGCAATTCTAGTAGTGGGACGGGTTCCTCCACCAGCATGGGTGTGAGAAGAACTCGTCGTAGAACCTCCGAGGTGTGAGAATTTTTCGATGAAGAAATATCCATGGTGAGCGGTGTGCGTAAGGTGTCGGCACGGTGCAAAAGGTGTCAGAAGGAGCTAACCGGAGATGCCAAGGGAGGAATCGGGCACCTGAAGAGGCATTTggcttctgtagcgacccgactcaagacgagtcaagcctctgtgtttctgtgccatccctggatcagtatgctggcacacacagtacatcaatgtatatatcaaagtgcaatcacatgtaaaaaagcgtaaaactgatatataccttaaatacctcagcggaagcggtcaagggagtggagtcccaataaacaccaacggcaagttgagtgtagaccgtaaccctgaatcgtactcttactcgtcgaagaaaaatatctgcaacataagacgttgcagccgtgtaggtcagcatattgaatatgccggcaaatcacataagagaggggtgaaaagtaatcatctatactatatgcatatatggcaggtggggctataagtttttagcgaaaagcaagttttctcctacatcaagagggggctaaaagcaaaatgttactacattgttggttgttaacgagatggttccgccaaccagttctcgtacccgagttgtcaataattaccctcatcaaatatatttaatggtgttgagaaatacagataacttcagttcctttggctcaagttgtccatgaccgtggacatggctaatcgattaggtttgagtactctgtagagttttgcacacgttccccacaagatttgatcgcctccgagtatgtcctcgcacttcaaggtgtttgaagaccggatgatcaaaacatggtctttcaacgggtccctctgaatccctgtcggtgcccatccattcctaccgttcttctacatctgctagcaccgcctgtccagagtcgccgcgttgtccaaccaagccagagcccataatgacttgtggctgtgcaggtaagccttgggtcttgaaaatatccgtccatctcttcgagcctgggtgaagctttccgcaggatgtcatggccgtcccagcATCCCggatcatccactgggttctccagggagccgatcaatcgtccttcacccagagttgcattgcgtccgaggtcttgaaaatcttgtcttaaccggtcttgattatttaatcaacctcgcatcacccgtgttatgcactcaaccgaaatcccgtctactcaggcatagcaatatgaactttgtcgtcccggggccaagtatcggggttgttgtgtgcctaccacatgatactacaatctatactaaaatttccaagtacctaggcagcatgcaattgggcataggatggtagaactacgatgcataaaacataggtgatagtatgatcaaagtgacttgtctggtgatgttgacgaagaagaatttctcaagaaataacttgatagactactcgtcactctccgatgaaatctatataacaaacatatcattcacataagcactcatactagcaatcattctagcaatcaaaacaaaagagagagcgaataggaatccgaaagaaacttcaaataagcctagggagtcttctactacatccaacactaactagtttttgtccaacgaaaaataataacaaggaactaagatataagtttaactaagataaaataaagtattttttccacaaaactatttgaaagtacttcCAAACGGGAATTGAAAcaatggagaaaccaattgcaagttactaaggaactagaattgatttcatgaaaacaaataaaaataaaatcaacacttgttgcaaaactactgttaactaacataaacaaaacaataatctttctgaaatagtaaagaaaataatttaaaaacaaatatagaaaaggaattagccgcaatcctaaaagaggcagaacagaaattgtttcacaagaaacagtgagctaaaatactcaaacaaatctgaaatttttaccactgataaataagatcactagtgatcagtagcaaaaagaatcaaattaaaatctatttttaaactcctggaataagcaaaacaaggtttaaactaaatctgatctaattcaaatttaaattatatgtttttaaaaactacaggaaatttgtgagctactggaaaaagaatcaactccattggagttgtggttcaaaagttatgagcagaacaagattgaaactattctgtttttgaactaaatctgaaaaaatacaacgaacagggaatccatgtggcggcttcttattggctgatgggtgtgcgttgtataggctaaacagcggatggccgctaaataagaaaaatatttcgGTTAACTTACAGGTTGACCAGTTCttgttagaaaaccgaaggggtaagtaccttctaatccacaccgtgggatctagatctaacggtaaaactaaacaaaaacaaaagaaaacaggAGGAGGATGGAGCCTTACTGTGGCTGGGAGTAGCtggagccttctccggcgaggtggccggcacGGGGAAACAACTCCGGCGGGGATGGGGGTCGCCGACGGGGatgggtggggtggcaggggcggtggagggggggcgacggggtggagggacctgcaggggggccgacgggaggagcTCCTGGCTGCTCGTGCTCCTGGCAATGGGGAGAAGCAGCAGCTTCTCGtgggggatggggagggggccgacgggaggggtggtggaggaggggccgaagtggtggggaggcgcgggaggggtggggagggctcggcaggggcgaggggaagatgcaggggcgatggggagaagctccggtgagttctctggtggccgactccggcgaggtccagggggaggaggaggtggggagaggcggcgttttcaacgggaatggaacgaggaggccatgggggttcttatagaggcaacaggaggtgctgggagggaaagtgcttcgcgaatcccggaggtggagattCCTCTGTCCATGGGAGGGAAAGTTCCTGTGACGtgaagaagagatagaggaagaagatgatcctttGTTGGGCCAGTTTACGAaacctcttaatgggccagcaggggtttccaaataaaagtgattcctttcctatttttaaaactaggaaactaaaacgataaaagggaattcaaatcaattcggaataaagagtttctatatactaaaattatcagaaaaataaaatataaatgatgggcattttttcacagccaaaataaaaacttcagaaaaaattattttcacaaatttgcctaaaagatttattttcttttgcaaataattttcaaatgaccctctaagttttagggttcaaataactttcaaaatgcccgtgtttttgagggtcatgttcctccgctctttcttgcgtgcaagaattttgttggggcattttctcggggaagaaaaatatagaagcaagggcaaatattttgaaagaattcaaatgcaaaactccgttcaaattctttatagttgaagaagtcatgtcatcttctctcattgcttttaattggatgaatttgaatttatcggagatggggaaagtcattttatcccctctcattcaaaagtttttgaaaagtttcaaatttcactcaagtttcaatcactcaagcaaacaaacaaacaatataataattatattaacattccaaaatttgggatgttacaaacctaccagacTTAAAATGaacctcgtcctcgagattcgaagaggctagaaagaaaggttagggttagggggtcttctaacaaatccaacttccggcaaagtgggatgctaccacacttaaaatgaagattactggtccctcaaaatgttttaaagATCCTCTGGGGTATTGGCAACTGACTtcacacagtcttcatattaaatcctttggtgatgctctcccgttatattaataacgtttccatcaaaatcgagggttcttctgtggatataagcttcttccgttactgggtcttctttaactcacactctcgtgatcaattctaaataacctatgggtgattctcatggtggtctaccatttgtggttatcctgcagagagaagggtcttggtttcatcctcaccgtaaaatttcctacgcgtgacaacaaatgccatgtacatgggacttttcttataccattctaaggcttaaacaaaagcttcaaagagcgtcgtctctcactatgggtaagtctctcagatttaccattccgaatagcaagagaatgataagagtaagtcgtcgtggtggccaagccatgtcgcactgaaatcattaccttgtataaggcttagtgaatctcgtattctaacacttgggcatcctcacaagcgttgtagaatttctcttgtccacgaacgaagtt
This window encodes:
- the LOC123427121 gene encoding corepressor interacting with RBPJ 1 isoform X1; translated protein: MGKNQAYKAMQRARLGSSSGAPGEGEEDGMTDGSFHSPEWHAARLASLNKTHTLTWEEFKKKQKDEELKRGEVEADKDKMMREYRAQLDAERAQKLGRGRDVVKTKSSSSKKEKKEKDAKKRIKKRRKHRSLSESSSSSESSSSDDEDRGSRKSRSRSRSKRNKKDKKHRSRSKHAGSDSEEEGPVRLSKFFGNAKN
- the LOC123427121 gene encoding uncharacterized protein LOC123427121 isoform X2, producing MGKNQAYKAMQRARLGSSSGAPGEGEEDGMTDGSFHSPEWHAARLASLNKTHTLTWEEFKKKQKDEELKRGEVEADKDKMMREYRAQLDAERAQKLGRGRDVVKTKSSSSKKEKKEKDAKKRIKKRRKKFVRKFQLIRIIK